The Pseudoalteromonas aliena SW19 genome includes a region encoding these proteins:
- a CDS encoding GNAT family N-acetyltransferase: MYFSSFSTTLEHTGKVTIRLLQPTDMSIICTWLKQPYAHFWGMNNQTEQQMRNAYQDIISNAHHHAYAIEQNNELLALVELYDPAQDSLMKAAYKAQKHDVGMHILLSPNTSPKRHFSFEMMQCVLQSIFANNAAARVVVEPDIANNKIHTLNKRLGFVHTQHIQLGKKQAYLGFCDKAAFDRHTQLFAQMLIPLNTDYVKHSHWQWANRHLQSKALTELVHERLLIAEQINQTWQVNVEGGYFTFSGRAMALNHIDIDEPSLCFYNSSNEQKPLDVLRFFSMQGPLLGLTGERLATYLEELNATLASACFKRENNTTSAEQLAQQGLQQIESAMSEGHPAFIANNGRIGFSKSDFLRYAPEVGKHFKVIWLAAHKSVCTFAHSKYFADYESHINGELDLTTRDHFSAALKNKNLNLDDYLLMPAHPWQWQNKLSVVFANELASERLVYLGQGDDLYQAQQSIRTLYNSSHPHKPYLKVALSILNMGFMRGLSRAYMAVTPLINDWVFDKVSQDTQLKATNFVALREYATLGYAHHTFEQSALGDTAYRKMFACLWRENPNHNLNSDEQLTTMAALLHLDNNGQSMVGAWLDQSGLSTNNWLQAYFNVYLIPLVHCFYAHKLVFMPHGENLILKLKNSVPVGAYMKDIGEEVALLNSDEQLPEGVKRIHITMPKEHELLSIFTDVFDCFFRYLVAILVREKRITEHEFWQCVSQSVKAYQHATPALNERFKEYDFFSDEFAHSCLNRLQLGNNKQMVDLADPAGSLQFAGSLNNPVASSLYG; this comes from the coding sequence ATGTATTTTTCATCATTTTCAACCACGCTTGAGCATACCGGCAAGGTAACCATACGTTTATTGCAGCCAACTGATATGTCAATTATTTGTACTTGGCTTAAGCAACCTTATGCGCACTTTTGGGGTATGAATAACCAAACAGAACAGCAAATGCGTAACGCCTATCAAGACATTATAAGTAATGCTCATCATCATGCATATGCTATAGAGCAAAATAATGAGTTATTAGCGCTTGTTGAGCTATACGATCCAGCGCAAGATAGTTTAATGAAAGCGGCTTACAAAGCGCAAAAACACGATGTGGGTATGCATATTTTACTCTCGCCAAATACTTCACCAAAACGCCATTTTAGTTTTGAAATGATGCAGTGCGTGCTACAGAGTATTTTTGCTAACAACGCAGCAGCGCGAGTGGTCGTAGAACCCGATATAGCGAATAATAAAATTCATACCCTAAATAAACGCTTAGGATTTGTGCATACGCAGCACATTCAGCTTGGCAAAAAGCAAGCTTATTTAGGGTTTTGCGATAAGGCTGCTTTTGACAGGCACACCCAATTATTTGCGCAAATGCTAATACCGTTAAATACTGATTATGTTAAGCATTCACATTGGCAGTGGGCTAATAGGCATTTGCAAAGCAAGGCATTAACGGAGCTTGTACATGAGCGCCTTTTAATAGCTGAGCAAATAAATCAAACGTGGCAAGTAAATGTTGAAGGAGGGTATTTTACCTTTAGTGGCCGCGCTATGGCGCTTAACCACATAGACATAGATGAACCAAGCTTATGTTTTTACAACTCAAGTAACGAGCAAAAGCCACTCGATGTACTTCGCTTTTTTAGTATGCAAGGGCCTTTACTTGGCTTAACGGGCGAGCGTTTGGCAACGTATCTTGAGGAATTGAATGCCACACTTGCCAGTGCATGCTTTAAACGTGAAAACAATACAACCAGTGCAGAGCAATTAGCGCAACAAGGTTTACAACAAATAGAATCAGCAATGAGCGAAGGGCACCCTGCTTTTATCGCTAATAATGGTCGTATTGGGTTTAGCAAAAGCGATTTTTTACGCTATGCACCAGAGGTTGGTAAGCACTTTAAAGTAATTTGGTTAGCAGCGCACAAAAGTGTGTGTACATTTGCGCATAGTAAATATTTTGCTGATTACGAGAGTCATATAAACGGTGAACTTGATTTAACTACTCGCGATCATTTTAGTGCCGCTTTAAAAAATAAAAACCTAAATTTAGACGACTATCTATTAATGCCTGCACACCCTTGGCAATGGCAAAATAAGCTAAGTGTTGTATTTGCCAACGAGCTGGCCAGTGAGCGATTAGTGTATTTAGGCCAAGGTGATGACTTGTATCAAGCGCAGCAATCTATTCGTACTTTATATAATAGCTCGCACCCGCACAAACCTTATTTAAAAGTGGCATTATCAATTTTAAATATGGGCTTTATGCGAGGGCTTTCTCGTGCGTACATGGCAGTAACGCCTCTTATTAACGATTGGGTGTTTGATAAAGTAAGTCAAGATACACAACTGAAGGCGACTAACTTTGTCGCCCTTAGAGAGTACGCTACGCTAGGCTACGCACACCACACGTTTGAGCAAAGCGCATTGGGTGATACCGCGTATCGAAAAATGTTTGCATGCCTTTGGCGTGAAAACCCAAATCATAACCTCAACAGTGATGAACAACTAACGACTATGGCGGCCTTATTACACTTAGATAATAACGGCCAAAGTATGGTCGGGGCATGGCTAGATCAAAGTGGTTTGAGTACAAACAATTGGTTACAAGCTTACTTTAATGTGTACCTTATTCCTTTAGTACATTGTTTTTACGCACATAAATTAGTGTTTATGCCGCATGGCGAAAACCTTATATTAAAGCTTAAAAACTCAGTGCCGGTAGGTGCTTACATGAAAGACATTGGCGAAGAAGTAGCACTGCTCAACAGTGATGAACAACTCCCTGAAGGCGTAAAACGTATTCATATTACTATGCCTAAAGAGCATGAGTTATTGAGTATTTTTACTGATGTGTTTGACTGCTTTTTTAGATATTTAGTGGCTATTTTAGTACGTGAAAAACGCATTACGGAGCATGAATTTTGGCAATGTGTATCGCAAAGTGTTAAAGCGTATCAGCATGCAACCCCTGCGCTAAATGAGCGATTTAAAGAGTATGACTTTTTTAGTGACGAGTTTGCTCATTCATGTTTAAACCGTTTACAGCTTGGAAATAATAAGCAAATGGTTGATTTAGCAGACCCTGCCGGTAGCTTGCAGTTTGCAGGAAGTTTAAATAACCCTGTGGCGTCTTCGCTTTATGGCTAA
- a CDS encoding (2Fe-2S)-binding protein: MAKHGTLAHFLFSSNEPENGLVPSLTLVRLLAQRCKEHYPSAPDQFVSRHLFLQLCWQSIYAYTYWLTKKQSPVMPTHTLVHLHGAYCRGLSFSHASTANKKMQFAALIRFFTQVGQWINTDLALSQKEQGRLLLDTLNNAIQRANSLAIAHTTHITYCHKQLHSLICQGFELTILFEPLPLRLTCCRYYLAGYDKCQTCPKKDSKNNEPTS, from the coding sequence ATGGCTAAACACGGTACACTAGCGCACTTTTTGTTTAGTAGTAATGAGCCTGAAAATGGCCTTGTTCCTAGCTTAACATTGGTGCGTTTATTAGCTCAACGTTGTAAGGAGCACTACCCAAGTGCTCCTGATCAATTTGTAAGTCGACATTTATTTTTGCAGCTATGCTGGCAAAGTATTTACGCTTACACCTATTGGTTAACAAAAAAGCAAAGTCCCGTTATGCCCACACACACCTTAGTGCATTTACATGGCGCGTATTGTCGGGGTTTAAGTTTTAGCCATGCATCAACTGCGAATAAAAAGATGCAATTTGCTGCGCTTATCCGCTTTTTCACGCAGGTAGGGCAATGGATTAATACCGACCTAGCGCTTAGTCAAAAAGAGCAAGGGCGATTATTGCTCGACACATTAAATAACGCTATACAGCGCGCAAATAGCTTAGCTATAGCACACACCACACATATTACTTACTGCCATAAGCAATTACATTCACTTATTTGCCAAGGATTTGAACTCACTATTTTATTTGAGCCTCTACCTTTGCGTTTAACGTGTTGTCGTTATTATTTGGCTGGATATGACAAGTGCCAAACCTGTCCAAAAAAGGATTCTAAAAATAATGAACCAACGTCTTAA
- a CDS encoding heparan-alpha-glucosaminide N-acetyltransferase domain-containing protein, translating to MNQRLKTIDLARGASVFIMIIVHTLWMFATPDLQGSSLFGTVIHILGKGTASFLVAMGISMALSRRQAPWLLAKRGAQLLLLGYVMNAAKFWLPIEVFNTMPESFINAYGWQSPLNSEQLKFMLLTGDILQLAGVSLVLFAVLNIARWKTHWIATLAVAIALSSEFVRGSQFTLLPYVSDLFFANNYQVYFPVFPWISAILTGYVLGRIYQQKQKDEQYLYKVCAWLGGALLIVGAAWLAVDFKGQFGNFFHLNGGGISYLIGLNLCALALLQYLFANKSSGPITRALLYASKHVTALYVIQWVLICWLMGVFGYHTLTLWPTLYLMVLVSLLTFAVHKLYLQSKRTTIGVMQKTKRTA from the coding sequence ATGAACCAACGTCTTAAAACCATCGATCTTGCCCGTGGTGCGAGCGTTTTTATAATGATCATCGTGCATACCTTGTGGATGTTCGCAACACCAGATCTGCAAGGTAGCAGTCTATTTGGTACTGTTATTCATATATTAGGAAAAGGCACGGCGTCTTTCTTAGTCGCTATGGGGATCTCAATGGCGCTTTCGCGCAGGCAAGCGCCATGGCTTTTAGCAAAGCGCGGCGCTCAATTATTGTTACTTGGGTATGTTATGAACGCAGCTAAATTTTGGCTGCCTATTGAGGTGTTTAACACTATGCCTGAATCGTTTATTAATGCTTACGGATGGCAAAGCCCTTTAAATTCAGAGCAACTAAAATTTATGTTACTAACGGGTGATATTTTACAGCTTGCCGGTGTTAGTTTAGTCCTGTTTGCAGTGCTTAATATCGCGCGCTGGAAAACACATTGGATTGCCACTTTAGCTGTTGCGATTGCATTAAGTAGTGAGTTTGTTAGAGGGTCTCAATTTACGCTTTTACCCTATGTAAGTGATTTATTTTTTGCTAATAATTATCAAGTATACTTTCCGGTATTTCCATGGATAAGCGCCATATTGACGGGCTATGTTCTAGGGCGAATATATCAGCAAAAGCAAAAGGATGAGCAATACTTATACAAAGTATGTGCTTGGCTTGGTGGAGCTTTACTTATTGTTGGTGCTGCTTGGCTAGCCGTTGATTTTAAAGGTCAGTTTGGGAATTTCTTTCATTTAAACGGTGGGGGCATTAGTTATTTAATCGGTTTAAATTTATGTGCACTTGCGTTATTACAATACCTATTTGCCAATAAAAGTAGTGGACCTATTACACGTGCTCTTTTATATGCGAGCAAACATGTAACGGCTCTTTATGTTATTCAATGGGTACTTATTTGCTGGCTGATGGGAGTATTTGGTTACCATACTCTTACGCTTTGGCCAACGTTGTACTTGATGGTGCTTGTGAGTTTACTTACCTTTGCAGTACATAAACTCTATTTGCAAAGCAAACGCACTACTATAGGCGTTATGCAAAAAACTAAACGCACTGCTTAA
- a CDS encoding LysR family transcriptional regulator has translation MINPTWLNTFCTLVEVNHFTQTAERLFMTQSGVSQHIKKLEQQVNCALLERHGKQFSLTVHGQNLYQQGSLLLKEWQFLEQQLKDDLPYSGLVKIQSPGSCGLQFYSQLLALQATHPKLTIDYRFAPNTSVEQAVANYSADIGFLTQMPTLSEVTSHKIGEEALLLVTPANIENPTWEVLCELGFIGHPDAKHHAQLLLSENYSEFEHVDQIKQTGFSNQISLILEPVSLGLGFTVLPAHAVSAFNKPALIKTHHLANPISENIYVCHHRNRPMAKRMHTVIESIKQTRALKVAPVKPLYSFKQCV, from the coding sequence ATGATAAATCCGACATGGTTAAACACATTTTGCACCTTGGTTGAGGTAAATCACTTTACTCAAACGGCTGAACGCTTATTTATGACGCAGTCTGGCGTAAGCCAGCATATTAAAAAGCTAGAGCAACAAGTTAACTGCGCTTTACTTGAGCGCCACGGCAAGCAGTTTTCGCTCACCGTGCATGGACAAAACTTATATCAGCAAGGCAGTTTGTTATTAAAAGAATGGCAATTTTTAGAACAACAATTAAAAGATGATTTGCCTTACAGCGGGCTGGTAAAAATACAATCACCGGGGAGTTGTGGGCTACAATTTTACAGCCAGTTATTAGCGCTACAAGCTACGCACCCAAAGCTAACTATTGATTACCGCTTTGCACCAAACACAAGTGTAGAGCAAGCCGTGGCAAACTATAGCGCCGATATAGGTTTTCTAACCCAAATGCCGACGCTTAGTGAAGTTACCAGCCACAAAATAGGCGAAGAAGCTTTATTATTAGTGACCCCCGCAAATATTGAAAACCCAACGTGGGAGGTTTTATGTGAACTTGGCTTTATTGGCCACCCCGATGCAAAACACCATGCACAGCTTTTACTTAGCGAAAACTACAGTGAATTTGAACATGTTGATCAAATAAAGCAGACGGGGTTTTCTAACCAAATAAGTTTAATATTGGAACCTGTAAGTTTAGGGCTAGGCTTTACCGTTTTACCTGCTCATGCAGTTAGTGCATTTAATAAACCTGCGCTTATAAAAACGCACCATTTAGCCAACCCAATTAGCGAGAATATTTATGTGTGCCATCATCGCAATAGGCCAATGGCAAAGCGCATGCACACAGTTATCGAATCGATAAAACAAACTAGGGCGCTTAAAGTCGCGCCCGTAAAGCCCCTTTACAGTTTTAAGCAGTGCGTTTAG
- a CDS encoding lactoylglutathione lyase family protein: protein MSHTYPRSFSHIGISVPDVEKAVEFYTKVMGWYTIMEPTLITEDKSPIGEMCTEVFGEKWEKFKIAHLSTGDRIGVEIFEFKNQENPKDNFEYWKTGIFHFCVQDPDVEGLAERIVEAGGKKRMQAPRYYYPGEKPYRMIYMEDPFGNILEIYSHSYELIYSAGAY from the coding sequence ATGAGTCATACATACCCACGTAGTTTTTCGCACATTGGTATTTCGGTCCCCGACGTTGAAAAAGCCGTTGAGTTTTACACTAAGGTTATGGGTTGGTACACAATAATGGAACCCACTTTAATAACCGAAGACAAAAGCCCCATTGGCGAAATGTGTACCGAAGTATTTGGTGAAAAATGGGAAAAATTCAAAATAGCGCACCTTTCAACAGGCGATCGTATTGGTGTAGAAATTTTTGAATTTAAAAACCAAGAAAACCCAAAAGATAACTTTGAATACTGGAAAACAGGCATCTTCCATTTCTGTGTTCAAGACCCTGATGTAGAAGGCTTAGCTGAGCGTATTGTAGAAGCTGGCGGTAAAAAACGTATGCAAGCCCCGCGCTATTACTACCCTGGCGAAAAGCCATACCGCATGATCTACATGGAAGACCCGTTTGGCAACATCCTTGAAATTTACAGCCACAGCTACGAGCTTATATACAGCGCAGGCGCTTATTAA